The Epinephelus lanceolatus isolate andai-2023 chromosome 13, ASM4190304v1, whole genome shotgun sequence genomic interval TAAAACTTTTCCTTGCTGATATCCTGATACGAAAGAAGTTTCAAACATTTGTGGTTATTTAAAAGAGAAGCCTGCACAGATTATTTCTGGTACAGCATCTCTTGTTGGCCGGCTACATATTGAGCCCGAAGGACGTTTGCACTTTACAGGAATGCCTGGCCTACTGTACCTGTTCTGTTGGAGGGGAAAGGTACGGAAAAGTCTGGTATGTCAGTCAATAAGGAGTATAACAGCTCGGTTGAGTCTGAAGGAATTCAGCTCTGCCGTACGATGCTATGCTTGGCTCCGCTACACAGTGTGTAAAGTGTGGAAAAATCAACGACACATGAAGAAGTCAGATGATGAATGCAAGTTCTTTATATATTTCTTCAGCATAATTGCAACAACATATTCATAGAGCACTGCAGTACAAAGTAGAATGAAACACTTGATGTCGCTGTATGAAGTGATACGAGGCGAGTGGTTTCCCTTTTGATAACGGGTGCCTTCATTTCTCAGTCAGATTAGTGCACCATGTTGAGTATAGAGACATCTCAAagcaaactttaaaaaaaagagaacagaCAAATAAATACTGTACAACACCATATATGTAATACTAGATTCAGAAATCACAAAAGATCATGCTTTCCTCAACAGAACACTTGATATATGCACTTTCATAGAACAATGCAGCATTTCTGGCGAGTTTCCCTTCACAATAACACTATCATCAACAAATGGCAAACATGAGTACATTTTGATATATTcttttgtatatatataatatatataccTTAAATAAAGTGCCTTCCTTTAAAATCGGTGATTCCAACATGTTAATGCGTGTTTGCACGAACACATCTGGAAGCAGAATTCCTGAAAAAAGGTTTGGAGCCAACATCCACAGAGTTCGACTGGACAGAAAGGATGGCTCCCAAAGTTCGTTTGAAGATGACTGCCTCTGTGTTTTCAGTGAGGAGCAGAGTTTTAACAAAGCGGCTGCTGCGGTGCTAAAAACTATTGTGACTATGGTTCAACAGGAGCCTTTTAAATCCAGAGGTCAAATGAGACGATCTCGTTATCCGTCATTTTGACAAACAAGATCGTAAAAATTCCATCATAATCTATTTTACTAGAGATGCATATTGGGTTTTTTGCTCATATCTGATATGGGGTGTAGTGCTATttgttagttgttgtttttttttccaaggatAGCGAAGGCATGACCCGCCCAACTCTGCCTCTGATAGGCTTACTCTAAAATTCCTACACTAACCCTGATCAGTCTCACTCCTGTTGTCTAACCCTAGCCAATCCAACAAACGAAAGCAACGACCACAGCCACTCAGAGaagagtagggtgggtcatgtCTTTGCCATCCTAGGAAAAAAATTAGCATAATGCAGCCAAATTTTTTTTCCTTGGAAGGCAAATGTATGACTGGCCCTGCTCTTCCACTGATTGGCGGTTTGATTTATGGCTAATTTATCCTCAAcgttaaataataattaattcaaataatttcaaataattgtccgtatttctgcacgtttccataaagcttacggatacgggccaaacggagcagtaccaccggaaaccgtgggggcagtgttgctgtcactacccaatacgtagctctagtgagacacgaagaagaaataacaatggcgGAACTTTTTGAGGAAAGGTTGTgcgagaaaagaattctccgttctccagtcgcgatgtatttaacggcctcaccgaccaccgccacctacaacgctgcctctgtttttgtcttttatgcaagaggtacattatcaatatctcttccacagtcgccatgtttgtttttgagtttgttgttgtcataaacttttgactctgggctgccccctggtggatatattgcttaacatccatgccaacgtaaaggacgcatggaagaatgttggcagtgacggtaacatcgtttgaaacggacgtatacttTTTCGTATGTAaggggagcataaatgagcctttaggCAACaggagtgagattggttagggttatGCCGGGTACACACTACACCATATCAGCCCGATTATAACCCAACACAGCGACGGCATGAATCGTGAACGACAACGAGTGTTGTACGCcataatccatcgtttcatctcgtgtagtgtgtcatagtagatgaCAACCGACGCCACGTCTGGGATGCCTCACGACGTTCCAACataaagtctagcatgtttgattttctttttgtagaacgaaccgcacttagggggtaaatgaacttgagttcgattgaaacgcaccaaacagggcaggtgtgaaagcactctGAGATGACATTTTGGGATGGTTTGTAGCAATATAGTCAACCAGTGCTAAAGCCAGCTAGACAATGAAGTCCTGCATGTGACATCAGAGTCAAGAAGAGACAATAGCTAATTAATATGCAAGTCACTAGCTGGGCGGGTGTGAATTACTTAGTTATGTTGAATCACCTAAAGCATTTTGATCTGGCAAAATAACGGTAACAAAAAATATTCGGTTAACATGACTTTTGTTTCCATACTTTGCACTACACCTTATGGAGTATCAGCTAATGGTGACTACTCTCATGTCGCCTTTACCTGAACTCTATGTTACCTAGGGTAAAGGCTCAGACTACACGACTTCTCAGGAACGTCCTTTCTGTCCAGTCCAGTTCTGTACATAAACCCAAAGACCCTATGCCAACAGCTTAAGCAGCAATGACATCTTCCTACCACACACAATGCATCGACATCTCTTCAGTTATAAGGGTTGCAACTGCTTTCTGAAACTGCACAAAAAGCATCATGTGTTCGTCAGTTACTTTCTGGATCCGATTCCCTCCTGCTAATCTTTACCCCAAAACACTTTGAACTAGTCCCAATAGTGCTCCGCTGTCGAGGTAAAAGAACAAATTTGTTTTATCATGGTCAGTTAATCCCCCTGAGAACATCGTAGAGATCTATGAGCACAATCTAGTCACTgcagaatttatttatttactttcctACATTTGCACCGTAGAGACTTAGGAGGCTGGATTTACACAGGCACCAACAGTCTGATTTTTAACTCTTTGGCACCCAGATCACACATCGTCCTGGCTGTGGAAATGTGAGGAAACACATGAGATCAATCTGTgtgacaaaacatttgaaatcaAATGTGCCATTCCCGTAACAGTACTGCTAATGGGCTACTCTCGTAATTCTCACTAGCGACAGCAGAACGTTTCAAATCTGTTTAGCTTACCTCTCTGGTTGAGGTCCCAAATTCTCCTAACGTTACTAATTTTAGTTTCCCAAAAGACTGGCTGAATGTACATTACTGTGAATGCATGTGGCATCTTTTGGGTTTACTGATGTCCTGTTGTCTTGTCCCCCCTGAATACCTGAAGGATTTTATATTGTAGCAGCATAGATGGGATATTCATCTGTTGCACTTCCCATGCACGTGTTTGTTTCATCAATAAAACCAGCCCACATTCATACATAATAAAACCTACAAGAAGCACAAACAGGATGTTTACCATATGTTGCTAATGTCAATCACAAGCGCTCCAGGACACCGTCAAAAAAAGCCAGTAGGTTGACATCATGCTTACACGCACCCAGGAGAGTGGACTGAATATAAAGACAGAGAGCTTGATGTTATGCCAGATGTGGAACAGGTTGGCAAGCGATGGGAGaacactgcatttttttccattcttgttattcagttcagttccGTTGAGCCTGATATCAGGACACTGTGCCAAATCCTAACTTGAGACAGCCACACTTCACCGTCACACCTAAACCCCTCGAATCTCCCAATCACAAATGAGCACTTCCTCTCAGTCCACGCACGGTTGATGCATGATGCACCATTAAGATGGAATATTTCATGACTTTTAAAGTAGGCAGTCTCCTCTCAAATTAGGATTGGGCCCTCTGACTCTCTGAGTGAAGTGGTAGTTTTGGCTGCGGTCCCTCAGTACTCCCTGGCCTCCTCCAGTTCATTCATGAACACGTCTTCGTGGGGGTTCTCTGGGCAGCTCAATCCGTTATTTGGCGGCCGCACGGCATGGAAGCGACTCCAGTCTCCCTTGCACAGGATCCAGGGCAGCACGTCCACTTTGAAGTGCAGCTCAGGTGAGAACTCGGTGCTGATCAGGTTAGGCGTGCCCGCGCCTTTTCCCCTCGTGATCAGCCGCCCACGGTCACCGTAACAACAGTGCTGCGCTGCAAGAGTAGAGGAGTCGCCTGAAAGAGCTGAGCGGATGCAGTTACGAGCTGAAGGCTTGTAGATGTCCAGGCGCTCCTTGGGACCGCTGGCATCACGCCAGCGGAACTGCCGGCCATGACTCTCATCGTAGACGCTGACCACTGTGTACGCCACCTCAGGGGGGTAGGAGCAGGGGCAGCTGGGCAGCTCAGACAGGACCTGGTGGAGGTACCTCTGGAGGAACTCACTCTTACAGTTGAGCCACTTCTCACAGCTGTCCACATCTGTTGGAGAGACAACAGCAAGACTGCGTGAAATCATGTGTCACACTTTATCGCAGTAAGTTAAACTTAAGGATCGTTCAGTTAAATATACAGGATGGTTTGatcctttaaagggacagttcaccacaaatCCAAAACACATATTTCTCCTCCTATCTGTAACGCTGTTTGTcactctagattgttttaggGTGAGTTGGCAAGTGTTGGAGAAATCGGCTGCTTTCTccccagtataatggaactagatggcatttggcttgtggtgctcaaagtgccagaaATGACAGGtgtaaagaaggaagtggtccCTTAAGGTTGGAGGTttgggtggtggatgagtcacaAAACAGAGGACTTTACCCAGAAGACCGGTGttcagaactgtgtgaactttgaatcATTTTGAGGTACAtcatcaacatgtttctttccctaaacctaaccataactttacattaagtatgtatcGTCACTCGTGGATCGccaatttgtaggatatcataggAACTGTTGTAGGAGGATATGTTGAGGATATGTtgctcagcttgtggtgctcaaagtgccaaaaaaatacatttgaaaaactcaacatcaatgtctctttacaaaaatcatgacctggttactcaagataatgcacagaccttgttgtgagcagtttcatgtaggaactattttctctctaccaaactacatccGCCAACTtaatcaccatgcagaaggaagtgtgcatctactcataaaCTAGAGGCTTTTGCTCGTGACAGATGTAAACATCAATGGCGACCTCCTCAGCTAAGCTGtattgttagctagctcagtggtgctaggtgagttaGCGGTAGAtgtacgcttccttctgtgaAGTGAtttggttggtgggtgtagttcagtagaaagaaaatagttcctacatgaaactgctcccaacaaggtctgtggattatcttgagtaaccaggtcatgatttctggaaagagacattgatgaggagtctttcacatttttttggcactatgagcaccacaagctgagcaacgtatcctcatacaatggtttatGTGATATTCTATGAATTAGCACTCCACGAATGACATTACGTACTTAATGGGAAAAAtacagttaggtttaggtaagtaaAGTCACTGTGGTTAGATtttagaaaagaaacatggtgacgaggTACCATGAAATTAGTCAAAGTTTGCTCAGAGTTCTCCCAGATCTGAACAtcggtctcctggggaaagtcctttGTTttatgacccatccaccaccctaacCTCCGACCTTGAGCAACCCAGCTTCATTCTGCACTCCCATCAGCTAATTTAtcacgtgattgcagccttccagaATATGTGGGTTTTACACAAATTTTGTTTCAGtacttttcgtaggaaaatgtatataaagtgcatgagaacagtctgagccgagtgccatctacttcCATCTACTTCCGTTATCCAACactcgacaactcacaccaaaataatgaATGATAATTGTCACACAGGTTTAAGGAAAAATGTTTAgctttgattttggggtgaactgtccctttaacctcCCATTACAACACTCACCTGTCCCAAAAGGCTCTGTACCATTCTCCATCTCGAAGGGGAAAGGCTCCACCACAGTGTTGACATCACCTACAAAGAGAATTATTTAGATTTAAAACCAGCTGGGAAGCAGAATAAAAACATCTAAACACTCTGGCCtcggtttgtttttttatttcctgaaaAGTAAATATAATCTCACCAGGACAAGGCTCCAGGTCGCACCTAGAGGCTTCTGTCAGAGTGCAGGAGTAGCCACAGGACTTGGTCCTCTTCCTCTCACCGTTACCACATGTCACAGAGCAGGGCGTCCACGGAGTCCAGTCATCTGTCTCCTTCTCTGTGGAGACAAAAGTTCAaacagtcagtgacacaaacTCGGCCTCAGCTTTTGTTCTGCGTTTCACGTGAATCAAAACTCACTTTGcacttctgtaaatattcatcAGATTCTATTAAGATTATAGAacaatgtctgtttttttttgcaataaaaataaagaaaagcacCACAGGTTTAAACTGGCAaaacttccattaacaaaatggtttgaAGTTTCAATTGTggttataaaacattttgttcagcCAAAATAACCcctccattttcattcctttaagggtcagtCTGACTGATAGTAacataaattctgtaataccacGATAACGTGAAACCGCGATACATTCCGGGACGGTTAttgtaccatgaaaatctcaaaCCGTTGCAACCCTGGTGcgcacatatgtgtgtgtgtgcaagcacAATATAAGTGTTGCAGGATGGCGTTTTTTTGTAGGACCCCAGGTTAACATCGCCCtcgttccctcgtcaaaaagcctgtgggatttttccactggattttggattattgcagaaaataagttcTGTGGTGAACAAACGTTTATGAGACTTCAACACatttctcatcccaacttgtcaaatactgacgtTTAGTCAGTGgctctgcatgtcaaagtatgaTGCAGATACCCTCGTGCGTCAGTTCTAGATGCCCAGGGAGGGCGTGTTaatttatgcttgttacatgcgTTGCGTCATTGTattaaaatacacttttgttttcacaggaaatgtacagattctgctctgtttttcaaaataaacttaaaaggTACGTGAAAAAAATTCTTGGGtttactgaaaaagaaaaaaacatcactgtatggcttaaaataagtaaaatggTTACTAACGTGAAATACACTGCTAGCGTAGCATgttacacatactagcacactatgtCATTAAAATAACTTGATCGAATTTGGTTTAACGTGGGAAACGAACCTTCCCGTTGCGCTGCACCataagcttttgatttactggtccatctacgtcccaaccctcacctatggtcatgagctctgggtagtgaccaaaagaatgagatcatggatacaagaggccgaaatgagtttcctccgaaaggtgtctgggctcagccttagagatagggtgaggagctcggacatccagagggagctgcttcttcgtgtcgaaaggggtcagttcaCGTGGTTCAGGTATCCATTCAGGATCCTCGTGGGAGTCTCTCATTAGAAGTGTTCggggcacgtccaactggtaggaggccccggggcagacccagaacatgctggagagattacatatttcatctggcctgagaactcctcaggatcccccaggaggagctggaaagcattgttggggagagggacatctggagtgctttgcttggcctgctgcctctACGACCCGGCCTCGGATAAGCCGACAATAGTGGATGTATGAATGGATGGGAAATGAACGGCAGGCTCCTGGGTAAAagaccagagtttgtttgacccattcacctccCCTTCTGCCGAAAgcggactttcttgctctttatactatggtAGTTGCCTACAGTTTCAGAAACTGTGTCTCATATTGCTGCCCAAGGGTGGCTCTGATCTGGGGCCGAGGGCCACTGAGCGAGCATCAgcatttgatgagctgggagaGAGACTGAGTTACTTGCATGTTTTGCTCAGCAAGTTAATCTCCACAAATGAAaatcacttttatgatttttgaagccaatCATCACAACAAAGTTAAAAGCTAACAAACTAACAAAgttaacattaggctataaatgaaaacacaacagtcgCATGACGTTCTgttgtctcatttagccacttgtcagCAACTGCCTTTTAAAACACGTTAAAGcttaaaaattaatttgtgttagtatttactgatgtgttttatgttgtaaaacaaaatgtgaaagtctcttgaGCTTGTGTTAACAGCAGACCTCATTTGATCTTAAATGTGTTGAAGTCTCATAAATTTTTGTTGATCACAGACACAAGGAAGGATGAAGATGGCAGCGGCGTGCAAAGTTGCAGTGACTCTTGGCTCTCTGTGGTGCACATATGAACTTAAATTGCTCTTCAGGTGCAATCCACTGCTTCTTAGTGAAACACTCTTTAGTCCAGTCCACTATTTCTTTTACATGTACAACAGCTTGATGCAGCCAATCTCGCTCTATATTCTTTGTCCGATGACAACAAAGGCTTTCTACTCTAtttctattctgttctattaAGACATCTCAGCATTAACTCACTGACTTCAAAATGAGGGAACCTGGAGTGCAAACATGCAACATTAAGTTCAGATAGACATGATTACCCTACAAGACATGCCAAAACAGTTACAATGAACCCAGTTAAGTTTGCAGTTGCAGGAGCTCTACATCATGCTCTCTGGCACAGATCACAATAACTACATGTTCTGTATTTCGGAAACAGCTTCAAAAGTTTGATTAAAATTATGAATACAAGGGAAAAACCTGAGTGTGTGCTGTAACAGTCTAATCCAGAATACGCTCTCGGAGATCCTGGCCTGTCTCAGTCCATATAAATGATCATTTTCCCCTGGTCCAATCTTTCCCATGCTAACCCATATTCTTTTTAAGAAGGCCTCAGTAAAATTAGAGAGCGAGAAGCTGTGCTGTGGCTGTCCGCCTCCGCACCATGTTTCCTTGTGGTGTTAATAACACTGAAAACAAGTCATTCTTGATTAAAGGCGAGGTGGGTGCAGAAATACCAGCTTGGGTGTAGCGAGCGCCCAATTTTACTTTGTGGGCGCTGCCAGCTCGCCATGTGGCCATACGGGAATGAGGTCTCAGGAGAGTCTTAATTACAGAAGAAGCTAAGGCAGACATCCCTGATTTATGTTCACCGAGTCTTTAGATGTGACCACTTAATAGGCATTGTTGCCCTTTGCCGGCTCGGCTGCATGCACGATGGATAAAATCTATATATTGGCATGATGGATGACGGAAAGGTTAGAGAGCAAAAAAACAGCCACCTGCTCTTACATTCTGAGATTACAATACAACAGAAGAGGTCTGTGCTGCGACAACAAccttcaaaaacaaataaatcaatcatgCACATATTTGCATTGATGGGAAGTTTCTCTGAAGAATGAAAGCCTCATGCTGTGGTGAGCCCACGACTGCGCTCTGATCTACAGtagagctcacacacactggccGAGCCCATcaaatttttctttctttctctctttctatctctccCTTTCATTCACTACACAcacctttctctttctctctaattATTTACTATCTTTACCACTGAATCAGTGTTCTGTGCAGGCTgagacacaacatgttttcccaCCAGCGGACGGCAGAATTAAGAGTGGAAAAAGAGCTGTAAAAGTTATGCAGAGCCCTGAAAGCCCCCCGAAATTCTTGAACTGGCTCAAAAGGCCGTGCCGCAGAGGGCAGTGAGGGCCGCCAGGGTCTGGGGGGGCCCATGGGGTCCCGGGGAAGGATGAAAGGGCCGGCCGAATGGCCCCTGTCATTCTGTGTTCCAAATCTGCCCTCTAATTGTCCACAAGCAGAGGGCTGTTTTGTCCCAGGGAACAGTGCCGGCCTAACGCTGCCATTAGCGAGCGCATCGGACCCATCTTCAAAAGGCAGGCCTCTGCGACCAGCACGACCAGTGTCGACTTCAAAGTGCCCATAACCCACAATGTCCCGATGGTCGAGTGCTCATGCTGCCTTGCATGCTGGCGTCGTTTGTTTCCCTCTGACTGTGAAGACAGTTATCGTGCAGCCTTCCTGAGCTGCTCTGTTGTTCTCTCTCCatgctcctctctgtctctccctccagaTGTTCCCACTGTCCCTTTCCCCTTTTCAATATGATAAATTCACTGATTGCATTTCCATACTTTccctttttgcattttttgtctTTAGTGAAACCCACAGGATACATTTTGGTAATTTTTTAAAAGCCATAATCAGTGTGATGAAGTCATATCTAAAATAGCAGTGTGGCTGTGTGAGCAGACGGCGAGTGTACCACTTGGCAAACCTTACCATAGTAGCTCTGCATTGGATCCCAGCCTTCGTTCCAACGCGTATCCCAGTCTCCGCCCACTCCACTGGGTAAGGGCTCTTCGCTGCCGTAATCCTGGGAGtaatccccctcctcctcttcctcgccAGTTTCCTCCACGCCTGACCGGCTGTTGTTGTCCTCGCTGGAATCGGCGTCGGTGTAACTCCAGAAAAGGGGCCAGAAAAGCTTCTTGCCTCCGAGCCAATCCACTGTGGAAGagggtgaggaggaagaggaggaagaggagggcagCCAGTCTTTTTCCTTGGCCAGGTCCATCTCCACCTCCATCTGGGGGTCGTCCACCACCTCAATGGTTA includes:
- the ism2b gene encoding isthmin-2, with the translated sequence MRQEVARRFHALLVTWSILVVSLGTGFPTRHKNVAHKGHGHQIHNGGVQYAPEALEQQNQVQSLLPEPHNHQRRWSHPQHRSVGVLPQPEPEEETKPFILDLKNFPDLANADINSQNPNIQVTIEVVDDPQMEVEMDLAKEKDWLPSSSSSSSSPSSTVDWLGGKKLFWPLFWSYTDADSSEDNNSRSGVEETGEEEEEGDYSQDYGSEEPLPSGVGGDWDTRWNEGWDPMQSYYEKETDDWTPWTPCSVTCGNGERKRTKSCGYSCTLTEASRCDLEPCPGDVNTVVEPFPFEMENGTEPFGTDVDSCEKWLNCKSEFLQRYLHQVLSELPSCPCSYPPEVAYTVVSVYDESHGRQFRWRDASGPKERLDIYKPSARNCIRSALSGDSSTLAAQHCCYGDRGRLITRGKGAGTPNLISTEFSPELHFKVDVLPWILCKGDWSRFHAVRPPNNGLSCPENPHEDVFMNELEEAREY